The Elusimicrobiota bacterium genome has a window encoding:
- a CDS encoding methyltransferase domain-containing protein: MSARVVLDLGCGNRKTPGAVGVDCNPRTQADVIHSLEVFPYPFPDSHADEIVMDNSFEHLDDPIRVLEELHRVGKPGALVLLHLPYFRAHWAFNDPTHKRFYSAETFHHFDPSHPYSALYPYSTARFRVESVTFNERIRRGPLRTLAKAFANRWPLRYEDLLSHLVPLDELSVRLRVLK; encoded by the coding sequence ATGAGCGCGCGCGTCGTCCTCGACCTCGGCTGCGGCAACCGCAAGACCCCGGGTGCCGTCGGCGTCGACTGCAACCCCCGCACCCAGGCCGACGTCATCCACTCCCTCGAGGTCTTCCCCTACCCCTTCCCGGACTCTCACGCCGACGAGATCGTGATGGACAACAGCTTCGAGCACCTCGACGACCCGATCCGCGTCCTCGAGGAGCTGCACCGGGTCGGCAAGCCCGGCGCCCTCGTCCTTCTGCACCTCCCTTATTTCCGAGCGCACTGGGCTTTCAACGACCCCACCCACAAACGCTTCTACTCGGCCGAGACCTTCCATCACTTCGACCCTTCGCACCCCTACAGCGCGCTCTACCCTTATTCCACCGCCAGGTTCCGCGTCGAGTCCGTGACCTTCAACGAGCGCATCCGGCGCGGGCCGCTCCGGACCCTCGCGAAGGCGTTCGCCAACCGCTGGCCGCTGCGCTACGAGGACCTCCTGAGCCACCTCGTGCCGCTCGACGAGCTGAGCGTGCGCCTGCGCGTGCTCAAGTGA
- a CDS encoding glycosyltransferase family 4 protein, which translates to MKPLLVFYSDCPVFGGADMLVAHLLADPGIRSRFETAILHRSHPAFDEGAARFLPPGTRRIGVSLPDRVQSVQALEARWGRGARLSAAKILWRLFDALLFPYAVLRLWAVLRALRPAVVHVNDGGYPGALGCRAAVLAARLAGARVLLAVHNQTRPLSLPADLLDLLVDPFVGRAADLLVTASKTAQDSLAARLPRAKMRIVPDGVPVPRVARAAASVRAELGAAPGRTLFVTTAFFEPRKGHLVLVEAARRLPPGSARFALIGSGPEEEAVRAAVRAAGLEESFVFLGYRPDHGELLAAADALVLPSVHSEDMPLVLLDAMALGKPVVSTRLAGIPAAVEDGVTGLLAEPGDPAGLAEALRRLCADAALRARLGEAGRRRFAERFEVSGMARAYAALYAALLGD; encoded by the coding sequence ATGAAGCCCCTCCTCGTCTTCTACTCCGACTGCCCGGTCTTCGGAGGCGCCGACATGCTCGTCGCGCACCTGCTCGCCGACCCCGGGATCCGCTCCCGCTTCGAGACGGCCATCCTCCATCGCAGCCATCCCGCCTTCGACGAGGGCGCCGCGCGCTTCCTTCCTCCGGGGACACGCCGCATCGGAGTCTCCCTGCCGGACCGCGTGCAGAGCGTCCAGGCCCTCGAAGCGCGCTGGGGCCGCGGCGCGCGCCTGAGCGCCGCGAAAATACTCTGGCGCCTCTTCGACGCGCTCCTCTTCCCGTACGCCGTCCTCCGGCTGTGGGCCGTCCTGCGCGCCCTGCGCCCCGCCGTCGTGCACGTCAACGACGGCGGTTATCCGGGCGCCCTCGGCTGCCGCGCCGCCGTCCTCGCGGCGCGCCTCGCCGGCGCGCGCGTCCTGCTGGCCGTCCACAACCAGACGCGGCCGCTCTCCCTCCCCGCCGACCTCCTGGACCTGCTCGTCGACCCTTTCGTGGGCCGCGCCGCGGACCTCCTCGTGACCGCCTCGAAGACCGCGCAGGACTCGCTCGCGGCCCGCCTGCCCCGAGCGAAGATGCGCATCGTCCCCGACGGCGTCCCCGTCCCCCGCGTCGCCCGCGCCGCCGCGTCGGTCCGCGCCGAGCTCGGCGCGGCGCCCGGCCGTACGCTCTTCGTGACGACCGCCTTCTTCGAGCCCCGCAAGGGGCACCTCGTGCTCGTCGAAGCCGCCCGTCGCCTGCCGCCCGGCTCGGCGCGCTTCGCGCTCATCGGCAGCGGGCCCGAGGAGGAAGCCGTCCGCGCCGCCGTACGCGCGGCGGGGCTCGAGGAGAGTTTCGTGTTCCTCGGCTATCGGCCCGACCACGGGGAACTCCTCGCCGCCGCCGACGCCCTCGTCCTGCCCTCCGTGCACTCGGAGGACATGCCGCTCGTCCTCCTCGACGCGATGGCCCTGGGCAAGCCGGTGGTCTCCACGCGCCTGGCGGGGATCCCCGCCGCGGTCGAGGACGGCGTCACGGGCCTCCTCGCGGAGCCCGGGGACCCCGCCGGGCTCGCCGAGGCGCTGCGCCGCCTCTGCGCGGACGCCGCCCTGCGCGCGCGCCTCGGAGAGGCGGGCCGGCGCCGCTTCGCCGAACGCTTCGAAGTCTCGGGCATGGCGCGCGCCTACGCCGCGCTCTACGCCGCGCTCCTCGGAGATTGA
- the rffA gene encoding dTDP-4-amino-4,6-dideoxygalactose transaminase — translation MAASPARRIPLQAPCVGRAEAEAAARAVLDGHLVGRGPIGIALEERMSSDLGVPHVLLTTSGSHALELAMAALGLRRGDEVILPSFTFSSVANAVLRQGARPVFADVLLDDLNLDPADCARRLTRRTKAVVAVHYAGAASDMEALGRLCRRKGLALVEDAAHSVGARWRGRPLGTIGDAGCYSFHGTKNIACGEGGALLTGSSSLARRAECFREKGTNRSAFLRGEVKKYTWVSEGSSFVLSDVLAAVLGVQWGRVRAVNAERGRLYALYLRELAALEDAGHLRLPRVAPGCESSWHIFHVLFPDRRTRDRVQAALKSEGIGAAFHYQALHAAPFARRVLGVKGRLPVSERATDTLLRLPLYAGLPERDVRFVCAALRRALGVR, via the coding sequence ATGGCCGCTTCTCCCGCGCGACGCATCCCCCTGCAGGCGCCCTGCGTCGGACGCGCCGAGGCCGAGGCCGCCGCCCGGGCCGTCCTCGACGGCCATCTGGTCGGCCGCGGTCCCATCGGCATCGCCCTCGAGGAGCGCATGTCCTCCGACCTCGGAGTCCCCCACGTCCTGCTGACGACCTCCGGCTCGCACGCTCTCGAGCTCGCGATGGCCGCGCTCGGGCTCCGCCGGGGCGACGAGGTCATCCTTCCGTCCTTCACCTTCTCCTCCGTCGCCAACGCGGTCCTCCGCCAGGGCGCCCGCCCGGTCTTCGCCGACGTACTCCTCGACGACCTGAACCTCGACCCCGCCGACTGCGCGCGCCGCCTCACGCGCCGCACGAAGGCGGTCGTCGCCGTGCACTACGCCGGCGCCGCCAGCGACATGGAAGCCCTCGGCCGGCTCTGCCGGCGCAAGGGGCTCGCCCTCGTCGAAGACGCGGCCCACTCCGTCGGCGCGCGCTGGCGCGGCCGCCCGCTCGGCACGATCGGAGACGCCGGCTGCTACAGCTTCCATGGGACGAAGAACATCGCCTGCGGCGAAGGAGGGGCGCTGCTGACCGGCTCCTCCTCCCTCGCACGGCGGGCGGAGTGCTTCCGCGAGAAAGGCACCAACCGCTCCGCGTTCCTGCGCGGCGAGGTCAAGAAGTACACCTGGGTCAGCGAAGGCTCGAGCTTCGTGCTCTCCGACGTCCTCGCCGCCGTGCTCGGGGTCCAGTGGGGCCGGGTCCGCGCCGTCAACGCCGAGCGCGGGCGCCTCTACGCGCTCTACCTGCGCGAGCTCGCCGCGCTCGAGGACGCCGGGCACCTGCGCCTGCCCCGCGTCGCCCCCGGCTGCGAGTCGAGCTGGCACATCTTCCACGTCCTCTTCCCCGACCGCCGGACCCGCGACCGGGTCCAGGCCGCGCTGAAGTCCGAGGGGATCGGAGCGGCTTTCCACTACCAGGCCCTGCACGCGGCCCCCTTCGCGCGCCGCGTGCTGGGAGTGAAAGGTCGCCTCCCCGTCTCCGAGAGGGCGACCGACACCCTCCTGCGCCTGCCGCTCTACGCCGGGCTCCCCGAGCGGGACGTGCGCTTCGTCTGCGCCGCGCTGCGCCGGGCGCTGGGAGTCCGATGA